The Roseibaca calidilacus genome has a window encoding:
- a CDS encoding Lrp/AsnC ligand binding domain-containing protein yields MRCVFVQFRCIPGKTYQVADAIYDREVVSELYSTSGEYDLIAKVYIPEDRDVGHYLSDALFDIPGISRTLTTMTFKAF; encoded by the coding sequence ATGCGCTGCGTTTTCGTCCAGTTCCGCTGTATCCCAGGCAAGACCTACCAAGTCGCCGACGCCATCTATGACCGCGAGGTGGTGTCGGAACTCTATTCCACTTCGGGCGAATACGATCTGATCGCCAAGGTCTATATCCCCGAGGACCGCGATGTCGGACATTATCTGTCAGACGCGCTTTTCGACATCCCCGGTATTAGCCGCACCCTGACCACCATGACTTTCAAGGCCTTCTAA
- a CDS encoding baseplate multidomain protein megatron has product MATLVLSAVGASVGASFGGAVLGLSGMVIGRAVGASLGRVIDQRLMGGGSQVIEQGRIERLRLTGALEGAPVPVVWGRVRLGGQVIWSTQFFETVTTAGGGGKLVKKPKIKEFSYSISLAVALCEGPILGIGRIWADGQEIAPSDLNIRLYTGSEEQLPDPLIDAVEGAGNAPAYRGIAYVVIEDLELAAYGNRVPQLSFEVMRAVNAPTGMTGLVQGVALMPGTGDFTYAALPVFARDGSGTETGLAGQVVDVADMPMNLNSPTGLTDLEAGLDALTRELPHCQSVVMVVSWFGSDLRAGNCRVEPKVEFPDRAAPDYPWSVAGRAARDTPQVPLQDGQPVYGGTPADASVIEAIAALQARGQKVVYYPFILMDQLAGNGLPDPYSDAPDQPALPWRGRITTAKAPGQAGSPDGTLAAQAEVADFFGTASASDFTVSPGAVVYSGPEDWRYRRFILHQAALCAAAGGVDAFCIGSEMRGLTQIRGVANSFPAVAALVALAAEVRALLGPDTKITYAADWSEYFGYITPEGDRFFHLDPLWADANIDAVSIDNYMPLSDWRDGTDHADAAWGSIYNLDYLTANVAGGEGYDWFYASDLDRDQQRRTPIRDTSDWAEDWIWRYKDIRGWWENDHHDRVGGLRAAQKTAWEPRSKPIWFTEYGCAAIDRGTNQPNVFLDPKSSESRAPYFSRGWRDDTIQMQYIRAVQRYWADPANNPISEFYQGPMVQLGRAHLWAWDVRPYPWFPGNTALWSDGANWARGHWVTGRATAQPLDAVIAEICARAGLGAVDVSRVHGVVRGMAVPSTDSPRAMLQALMLAYGVDAVERDGVLQFRMRDGRALARLGCDDLVRRDGGDLTRIRAPMAEDAGRIRLGFVAEGGDFDLRTAEAVFPDASAARASGSDLPLVLPEGEARLIAERWLTEARVARDQARFALPPSSGLGAGDVVELVTSTGSALWRIDRTTLSGPREMEATRVDPGVYGFGETDLGAGPTMGYTAPGPVHPVVLDLPLIPGSTIAHAPWLGVSARVWPGAVALHHRAGTDRFTLEALIASALHMGVTQTALPAAPTGRWDDGPALVVRMPRGGLTSALPVDVLGGANLVAIGTGAEWEVLQFAEAELIAPDTYALRRRLRGQQGSDGVMPDVWPEGALLVVLDERLEQIDLPPDALGLLRDYRIGPASRALDDASQRDFSLTARGVGLRPYRPAHLRLRLRPGGDLEMGWVRRTRSGGDAWGAVEVPLAEAYERYLVRIRQGTTVLREEATAMPGFVYSAAMQAADGAGAAFAVEVAQVSDVVGPGPFARAEVVL; this is encoded by the coding sequence ATGGCGACATTAGTTCTTTCCGCAGTCGGTGCCTCTGTCGGGGCCAGCTTTGGGGGCGCGGTGCTGGGCCTGTCGGGCATGGTCATTGGCCGCGCGGTGGGCGCCAGCTTGGGCCGGGTCATCGACCAACGGCTGATGGGCGGCGGCAGCCAAGTTATTGAACAAGGCCGGATCGAACGCCTGCGGCTGACCGGCGCGCTGGAAGGCGCGCCCGTGCCCGTTGTTTGGGGCCGCGTGCGGCTGGGCGGGCAAGTCATCTGGAGCACGCAATTTTTTGAAACCGTCACCACCGCTGGTGGGGGCGGCAAGCTGGTGAAAAAACCCAAAATCAAGGAATTCAGCTATTCAATCTCGCTGGCCGTGGCCTTGTGCGAAGGGCCGATCCTTGGCATTGGGCGGATCTGGGCGGATGGGCAGGAAATTGCGCCGTCGGACCTGAACATCCGGCTTTACACGGGGTCAGAGGAGCAGTTGCCCGACCCGCTGATTGACGCGGTCGAGGGCGCAGGCAACGCGCCCGCCTATCGCGGTATTGCCTATGTCGTGATCGAGGATCTGGAACTGGCTGCTTACGGCAACCGGGTGCCGCAACTGTCTTTCGAAGTGATGCGCGCGGTCAATGCCCCAACAGGCATGACCGGCCTTGTGCAGGGCGTGGCGCTGATGCCTGGAACCGGCGATTTCACCTATGCCGCGCTGCCTGTCTTCGCGCGGGACGGGTCCGGCACCGAAACCGGGCTGGCCGGGCAGGTGGTCGACGTCGCAGATATGCCGATGAACCTGAATTCGCCCACCGGGCTGACCGACCTGGAAGCCGGGCTGGACGCACTGACGCGCGAGTTGCCGCATTGCCAGTCGGTCGTGATGGTGGTGTCATGGTTCGGGTCTGACCTGCGCGCGGGGAATTGCCGGGTGGAACCCAAGGTCGAATTTCCCGACCGCGCCGCCCCAGATTACCCATGGTCGGTCGCCGGGCGGGCCGCGCGCGACACGCCGCAAGTGCCGCTGCAAGACGGCCAGCCGGTCTATGGCGGCACTCCCGCCGATGCCTCTGTCATAGAGGCGATTGCAGCGCTACAGGCGCGCGGGCAAAAGGTGGTGTATTACCCCTTCATCCTGATGGATCAGCTTGCGGGCAATGGCCTTCCCGACCCGTATTCGGATGCGCCCGACCAGCCCGCGCTGCCATGGCGCGGGCGGATTACGACCGCGAAAGCGCCGGGGCAGGCGGGCAGCCCGGATGGCACCCTTGCAGCACAGGCCGAGGTTGCCGATTTCTTCGGAACGGCCAGCGCGTCCGATTTCACCGTCAGCCCCGGTGCGGTCGTCTATTCTGGCCCGGAAGACTGGCGCTACCGCCGGTTCATCCTGCACCAAGCCGCCCTTTGTGCGGCGGCGGGCGGGGTGGATGCGTTTTGCATCGGCTCTGAGATGCGCGGTCTGACGCAAATTCGCGGGGTCGCCAACAGCTTTCCCGCCGTGGCCGCGCTGGTCGCTTTGGCCGCCGAAGTGCGCGCCCTGCTGGGACCGGATACCAAGATCACCTATGCCGCCGATTGGTCGGAATATTTCGGCTATATCACGCCAGAGGGCGACCGCTTCTTTCATCTGGACCCGCTCTGGGCAGATGCCAATATCGACGCGGTCAGCATTGACAATTACATGCCGCTGTCGGATTGGCGCGACGGCACCGACCATGCCGATGCGGCTTGGGGCAGCATCTATAATCTTGACTACCTGACCGCCAATGTCGCGGGCGGCGAAGGGTATGACTGGTTCTATGCCAGCGATCTGGACCGCGACCAACAGCGCCGAACGCCCATCCGCGACACCAGCGACTGGGCCGAGGATTGGATCTGGCGCTACAAGGACATTCGCGGCTGGTGGGAAAATGACCATCACGACCGGGTGGGCGGGCTGCGCGCGGCGCAGAAAACGGCTTGGGAGCCGCGCTCGAAACCCATCTGGTTCACCGAATATGGCTGCGCCGCGATCGACCGGGGCACGAACCAGCCCAACGTGTTTCTGGACCCGAAATCTTCCGAAAGCCGCGCGCCTTATTTTTCGCGCGGCTGGCGCGACGACACGATCCAGATGCAGTATATCCGCGCGGTGCAGCGCTACTGGGCGGACCCGGCCAATAACCCCATCTCTGAATTCTACCAAGGCCCCATGGTGCAACTTGGCCGCGCGCATCTCTGGGCGTGGGATGTGCGGCCTTACCCGTGGTTTCCCGGCAATACCGCGCTGTGGAGCGATGGGGCAAACTGGGCGCGCGGGCATTGGGTGACGGGGCGGGCCACGGCGCAACCGCTTGATGCCGTGATCGCCGAAATCTGCGCCCGCGCGGGCTTGGGCGCGGTGGATGTCAGCCGCGTGCATGGCGTGGTGCGCGGCATGGCTGTGCCCTCTACCGACAGCCCGCGCGCGATGCTGCAAGCCCTGATGCTGGCTTACGGCGTGGATGCGGTGGAACGCGACGGGGTTTTGCAATTTCGCATGCGCGACGGGCGCGCGCTGGCGCGGCTGGGCTGTGACGATCTTGTGCGCCGCGATGGCGGCGATCTGACCCGCATTCGCGCGCCCATGGCCGAAGACGCCGGACGTATCCGGCTAGGTTTTGTCGCCGAGGGTGGCGATTTCGACCTGCGCACGGCCGAAGCGGTCTTTCCCGATGCCAGTGCCGCGCGGGCATCGGGGTCGGACCTGCCGCTGGTGCTGCCAGAAGGCGAAGCGCGGCTGATCGCGGAACGCTGGCTGACAGAGGCCCGCGTCGCGCGCGACCAGGCCCGTTTCGCGCTGCCGCCCTCCAGCGGGCTGGGCGCGGGCGATGTGGTGGAACTGGTCACCAGTACCGGATCGGCGCTGTGGCGCATTGACCGCACCACCCTGTCCGGCCCGCGAGAGATGGAAGCCACCCGCGTGGACCCCGGCGTTTACGGCTTTGGCGAAACCGATCTGGGGGCAGGGCCGACAATGGGCTATACAGCCCCCGGCCCGGTGCACCCTGTGGTGCTGGACTTGCCGCTCATCCCCGGCAGCACGATTGCCCATGCTCCATGGCTGGGGGTATCCGCGCGGGTTTGGCCCGGCGCCGTGGCGTTGCACCACCGCGCGGGCACCGACCGCTTCACGCTAGAGGCGCTGATCGCCTCTGCCCTGCATATGGGCGTGACGCAAACCGCGCTGCCTGCTGCGCCCACCGGGCGGTGGGACGATGGCCCGGCGCTGGTGGTGCGGATGCCGCGCGGCGGATTAACCTCTGCCTTGCCGGTCGATGTGCTGGGCGGCGCAAACCTTGTGGCCATCGGCACGGGCGCGGAGTGGGAAGTGCTGCAATTTGCCGAGGCAGAGCTGATCGCGCCCGACACCTACGCCCTGCGCCGCCGTCTGCGCGGCCAGCAGGGCAGCGACGGGGTGATGCCAGATGTCTGGCCCGAGGGCGCGCTGCTGGTGGTGCTGGATGAGCGGCTGGAACAGATCGACCTGCCGCCCGACGCTTTAGGGCTGTTGCGCGACTACCGGATCGGCCCGGCCAGCCGCGCCCTGGATGATGCCAGCCAGCGCGATTTCAGCCTGACCGCGCGGGGCGTGGGGCTGCGGCCCTACCGGCCTGCGCATCTGCGGCTGCGGCTGCGGCCCGGCGGCGATCTGGAAATGGGCTGGGTCCGCCGCACCCGGTCGGGCGGCGATGCTTGGGGCGCGGTCGAAGTGCCGCTGGCGGAAGCCTATGAGCGCTATCTTGTGCGGATACGCCAAGGCACCACGGTGCTGCGTGAGGAAGCAACTGCCATGCCGGGTTTCGTTTACAGCGCTGCAATGCAGGCCGCCGATGGCGCAGGCGCAGCCTTCGCGGTCGAGGTGGCGCAGGTTTCAGACGTGGTTGGACCGGGGCCGTTCGCACGGGCCGAGGTGGTTTTGTGA